In Erigeron canadensis isolate Cc75 chromosome 1, C_canadensis_v1, whole genome shotgun sequence, a single window of DNA contains:
- the LOC122610540 gene encoding caffeoylshikimate esterase, with the protein MPHSLISTFRPPSHQILRRQPTSTFRPKQPLPTDHLKKIIIKMGKKKDIQGVSDQMNAIASQNLDQAPSRRRVRLAFSQVQEQLDHVLFKMAPTDIRTEEWFEMNSKGQEIFCKSWLPRPGVRIKAAVCFVHGYGDTCTFFFEGIAKRIAAAGYGVYAIDHPGFGLSEGLHGYVPNFNDIVDNVIEQYTKIKGRPEVRGMPRFLLGQSMGGAVALKVHLKEKREWDGVVLVAPMCKISEEMKPPEPLQKVLIFLSRLMPKAKLVPTKDLGELAFRDAQKRKLADYNVISYSDQTRLKTAVELLNATNELESQVEMVSSPLLILHGAADRVTDPSISKFLYEKAASQDKTLKLYDGSYHCILEGESDERIFEVLNDITTWLDSHCAVR; encoded by the exons ATGCCTCATTCTCTGATCTCTACTTTCCGGCCACCGTCACACCAGATACTCCGGCGGCAACCCACTTCAACTTTCCGGCCAAAACAACCCCTCCCAACAGatcatttgaaaaaaataataataaaaatgggaaagaaaaaagatatacaAGGAGtaagtgatcaaatgaatgcTATTGCTTCACAGAATCTTGATCAAGCACCTTCTCGTAGGAGAGTTCGTTTGGCTTTTTCTCAAGTTCAAGAACAACTTGACCATGTTCTTTTTaag ATGGCTCCTACAGATATCAGGACCGAAGAg TGGTTTGAGATGAACTCAAAGGGTCAAGAAATTTTCTGTAAAAGTTGGCTTCCAAGGCCTGGAGTCCGTATAAAAGCCGCTGTATGTTTTGTCCATGGATACGGCGATACTTGCACCTTTTTCTTTGAAG GCATTGCTAAGAGAATTGCTGCGGCGGGTTATGGTGTGTATGCCATTGATCATCCTGGTTTTGGTCTCTCTGAAGGGTTGCATGGCTACGTTCCGAACTTCAATGATATAGTTGACAATGTAATTGAGCAATACACAAAAATCAAAG GTAGACCTGAAGTCAGAGGGATGCCTCGGTTTCTACTTGGCCAATCCATGGGAGGTGCGGTTGCACTTAAAGTTCATCTTAAAGAAAAACGAGAATGGGATGGTGTAGTTCTTGTGGCGCCAATGTGCAAA ATTTCTGAGGAAATGAAGCCGCCAGAACCATTACAGAAGGTTTTAATCTTTTTGTCAAGACTTATGCCAAAAGCAAAGCTTGTACCAACAAAAGATCTAGGCGAGCTCGCTTTTAGGGATGCACAGAAAAGAAAATTG GCAGATTACAATGTCATAAGCTACTCTGATCAGACAAGATTAAAGACTGCTGTTGAACTTCTAAATGCCACAAACGAACTCGAATCACAAGTTGAAATG GTTTCATCACCATTATTGATCCTTCATGGAGCCGCAGACAGAGTAACGGATCCAAGTATCAGCAAGTTTCTGTATGAAAAGGCTGCTAGCCAGGATAAAACTTTGAAGCTTTATGATGGAAGTTATCATTGCATTCTTGAAGGTGAATCTGATGAGAGAATTTTTGAGGTACTTAACGACATTACCACGTGGCTTGATTCTCATTGCGCTGTTAGATAG
- the LOC122584792 gene encoding pentatricopeptide repeat-containing protein At3g29230 isoform X2 translates to MPDPNSAPWNAMFKGYIDNHMCIDVLTLFGYMVRMNVKPTYFTIPMVLKSCVKLSALKDGEKVHCFVVKVGFLSNPFVGTTLIDMYCSGGNVGYGYKVFGEIGLKNVVTWTSMIRGYILFGDVSCARKMFDLAPERDLVMWNTMVTGYIECGDMDGARKLFDVMPNKDLMSWNTLLNGYANNKDMEGCEKLFKEMSVRNFFSWNALINGYAHNNRFIEVIGTFKMMLNDPDVQPNDATFASVLSACSKLGMLELGKWVHAYAVNIGYKQNTYVQNGLIDMYAKCGAITKAMDVFTEMNEKDLISWNTIINALAMHGNGSDALRLFHEMKSAKQKPDAITFIGVICACSHMGLVKDGLKYFNSMVDGYLITPKIEHYGCIVDLLSRAGLVEEAVEFVEKMPMKPDNVIWTNLLGASRIYKKVKIAELCLQRLIELEPENPSNYVMLSNIYGDAKRPDDFARSKVAMRNTGAKKLPGCSSIEVDDAVVEFYAFDERHSKTEAIYSALRSLLKVSKDFGCFAVM, encoded by the exons ATGCCCGACCCAAATTCCGCTCCTTGGAACGCCATGTTTAAAGGGTATATCGATAACCATATGTGCATTGATGTTTTGACTTTGTTTGGGTATATGGTGCGTATGAATGTGAAGCCTACTTACTTTACTATACCTATGGTTTTGAAATCTTGTGTGAAGTTATCGGCTTTGAAAGACGGGGAGAAAGTACATTGCTTTGTCGTTAAAGTTGGGTTTTTATCGAACCCTTTTGTCGGGACGACATTGATTGATATGTATTGTAGTGGGGGTAATGTTGGTTATGGGTATAAGGTTTTTGGTGAAATCGGTTTGAAGAATGTGGTTACTTGGACGTCGATGATTCGTGGGTATATTTTGTTTGGGGATGTAAGTTGTGCGCGAAAGATGTTTGATTTAGCACCTGAGCGTGATCTTGTGATGTGGAATACGATGGTTACTGGATATATAGAATGTGGTGATATGGATGGAGCTAGGAAGTTGTTTGATGTGATGCCTAATAAGGATTTGATGTCATGGAATACTTTATTGAACGGGTATGCGAATAATAAGGATATGGAAGGATGCGAGAAGTTGTTTAAGGAAATGTCCGTGAGAAATTTCTTTTCTTGGAATGCATTGATTAATGGGTATGCTCATAATAATCGGTTTATTGAAGTTATTGGTACGTTTAAAATGATGCTAAATGATCCTGATGTGCAGCCTAACGATGCAACTTTTGCGAGTGTATTGTCTGCTTGCTCGAAGCTAGGAATGCTTGAATTGGGTAAGTGGGTCCATGCATATGCTGTAAACATTGGgtataaacaaaatacttaTGTTCAGAATGGTTTAATTGACATGTATGCAAAATGTGGTGCGATTACAAAGGCAATGGATGTCTTTACGGAAATGAATGAAAAAGATTTGATTTCTTGGAACACAATTATAAACGCGTTAGCAATGCATGGTAATGGGTCAGATGCATTGAGACTTTTTCATGAAATGAAGAGCGCCAAACAGAAACCAGACGCCATCACATTTATAGGTGTCATTTGTGCTTGTTCTCATATGGGATTAGTGAAAGATGGATTGAAGTATTTTAACTCCATGGTAGATGGATACTTAATTACGCCTAAGATCGAGCATTATGGTTGTATAGTTGATTTATTATCTCGAGCTGGTTTAGTAGAAGAAGCGGTCGAGTTTGTTGAGAAAATGCCCATGAAACCAGATAATGTCATTTGGACTAACTTATTAGGGGCATCAAGAATATACAAAAAAGTCAAGATAGCTGAATTGTGTCTTCAAAGACTGATTGAACTTGAACCAGAGAACCCGTCTAATTATGTCATGTTGTCAAATATATACGGTGATGCTAAAAGACCGGATGATTTTGCTCGTTCAAAAGTTGCAATGAGGAATACTGGGGCTAAAAAGTTGCCGGGATGCAGCTCCATTGAGGTGGATGATGCTGTGGTTGAGTTCTATGCTTTTGATGAGAGGCATTCAAAGACAGAAGCTATTTATTCTGCATTAAGAAGCCTACTGAAAGTGTCAAAAGATTTTGG CTGTTTTGCAGTGATGTGA
- the LOC122584792 gene encoding pentatricopeptide repeat-containing protein At3g29230 isoform X1, which translates to MPDPNSAPWNAMFKGYIDNHMCIDVLTLFGYMVRMNVKPTYFTIPMVLKSCVKLSALKDGEKVHCFVVKVGFLSNPFVGTTLIDMYCSGGNVGYGYKVFGEIGLKNVVTWTSMIRGYILFGDVSCARKMFDLAPERDLVMWNTMVTGYIECGDMDGARKLFDVMPNKDLMSWNTLLNGYANNKDMEGCEKLFKEMSVRNFFSWNALINGYAHNNRFIEVIGTFKMMLNDPDVQPNDATFASVLSACSKLGMLELGKWVHAYAVNIGYKQNTYVQNGLIDMYAKCGAITKAMDVFTEMNEKDLISWNTIINALAMHGNGSDALRLFHEMKSAKQKPDAITFIGVICACSHMGLVKDGLKYFNSMVDGYLITPKIEHYGCIVDLLSRAGLVEEAVEFVEKMPMKPDNVIWTNLLGASRIYKKVKIAELCLQRLIELEPENPSNYVMLSNIYGDAKRPDDFARSKVAMRNTGAKKLPGCSSIEVDDAVVEFYAFDERHSKTEAIYSALRSLLKVSKDFGDVRLKVAY; encoded by the exons ATGCCCGACCCAAATTCCGCTCCTTGGAACGCCATGTTTAAAGGGTATATCGATAACCATATGTGCATTGATGTTTTGACTTTGTTTGGGTATATGGTGCGTATGAATGTGAAGCCTACTTACTTTACTATACCTATGGTTTTGAAATCTTGTGTGAAGTTATCGGCTTTGAAAGACGGGGAGAAAGTACATTGCTTTGTCGTTAAAGTTGGGTTTTTATCGAACCCTTTTGTCGGGACGACATTGATTGATATGTATTGTAGTGGGGGTAATGTTGGTTATGGGTATAAGGTTTTTGGTGAAATCGGTTTGAAGAATGTGGTTACTTGGACGTCGATGATTCGTGGGTATATTTTGTTTGGGGATGTAAGTTGTGCGCGAAAGATGTTTGATTTAGCACCTGAGCGTGATCTTGTGATGTGGAATACGATGGTTACTGGATATATAGAATGTGGTGATATGGATGGAGCTAGGAAGTTGTTTGATGTGATGCCTAATAAGGATTTGATGTCATGGAATACTTTATTGAACGGGTATGCGAATAATAAGGATATGGAAGGATGCGAGAAGTTGTTTAAGGAAATGTCCGTGAGAAATTTCTTTTCTTGGAATGCATTGATTAATGGGTATGCTCATAATAATCGGTTTATTGAAGTTATTGGTACGTTTAAAATGATGCTAAATGATCCTGATGTGCAGCCTAACGATGCAACTTTTGCGAGTGTATTGTCTGCTTGCTCGAAGCTAGGAATGCTTGAATTGGGTAAGTGGGTCCATGCATATGCTGTAAACATTGGgtataaacaaaatacttaTGTTCAGAATGGTTTAATTGACATGTATGCAAAATGTGGTGCGATTACAAAGGCAATGGATGTCTTTACGGAAATGAATGAAAAAGATTTGATTTCTTGGAACACAATTATAAACGCGTTAGCAATGCATGGTAATGGGTCAGATGCATTGAGACTTTTTCATGAAATGAAGAGCGCCAAACAGAAACCAGACGCCATCACATTTATAGGTGTCATTTGTGCTTGTTCTCATATGGGATTAGTGAAAGATGGATTGAAGTATTTTAACTCCATGGTAGATGGATACTTAATTACGCCTAAGATCGAGCATTATGGTTGTATAGTTGATTTATTATCTCGAGCTGGTTTAGTAGAAGAAGCGGTCGAGTTTGTTGAGAAAATGCCCATGAAACCAGATAATGTCATTTGGACTAACTTATTAGGGGCATCAAGAATATACAAAAAAGTCAAGATAGCTGAATTGTGTCTTCAAAGACTGATTGAACTTGAACCAGAGAACCCGTCTAATTATGTCATGTTGTCAAATATATACGGTGATGCTAAAAGACCGGATGATTTTGCTCGTTCAAAAGTTGCAATGAGGAATACTGGGGCTAAAAAGTTGCCGGGATGCAGCTCCATTGAGGTGGATGATGCTGTGGTTGAGTTCTATGCTTTTGATGAGAGGCATTCAAAGACAGAAGCTATTTATTCTGCATTAAGAAGCCTACTGAAAGTGTCAAAAGATTTTGG TGATGTGAGGCTCAAGGTTGCTTACTAA